A window of Corvus hawaiiensis isolate bCorHaw1 chromosome 17, bCorHaw1.pri.cur, whole genome shotgun sequence contains these coding sequences:
- the RBBP8NL gene encoding RBBP8 N-terminal-like protein, producing the protein MTAESFAEFLNKLKEIHEKEVQGLHSKVTELTTEKCRDAQRIEELFAKNHQLREQQKVLKENVKVLENRLRAGLCDRCMVTQELAKKKQNEYETSHFQSLQHIFILSNETNRLREENKTLREELKRLRSLETKTPGVTSRESCSTPSSPLTLLSPVSRNVSTEKTEHREAEEAHQDVPDLELSEEKPPEKLQRSSPSSRTSPGTVLQEVSLAEMASQRISNQLHGTIALVRPGSRPCLLEKSPSGAAVSPPARKTPLPPEREHSPSLEAYLTASKLDSPKVAPSYENLKLNARREQLCLLHKHLSLHQLGLASPCAPADRDGGSFPSHLLRTKAADGRTRSRDSWEDHAALLKLPATMVYVRDQHLEEKLHLLKHRERLQHLLLQQSQPGQRADGDTKLPPGERPLSPWLGIAAGCKEERAFLDDAADGKGEKELWLSRDRSELRAKVKEARDDDADAPLDLSESGRGRDTDWHGRRELRGCGSPRESPGDSPAVPAARGPGGGHRAQRDEPRCPYHWRSATRALAGAAKEEEEEEEEDAAVLTLSRAYLTNNSTPSDPEALPEAGMRRDVSAQKGEADDDAESGKQESDEPDTTDSEEKYEDEILQEAEADGKYFCTKDKAHVQQRKRKRGQDPWIKGAKKSMRGRKKIKVEQCPVGITKELENCSASHNDPSKES; encoded by the exons GTCTGCACAGCAAGGTGACGGAGCTGACGACGGAGAAGTGCCG CGATGCTCAGAGAATTGAAGAGCTATTTGCTAAAAATCACCAGTTAAGGGAACAACAGAAGGTccttaaagaaaatgtaaaggTGTTAGAAAACAG GCTGCGAGCTGGTCTTTGTGACAGATGCATGGTCACCCAGGAGCTGGCCAAAAAGAAGCAGAATGAGTATGAGACCTCTCATTtccagagcctgcagcacaTCTTCATCCTCT caaaCGAGACCAACCGCCTGAGGGAAGAGAACAAAACTCTCAGGGAGGAACTGAAGAGGCTCCGGAGCCTGGA GACAAAGACCCCAGGAGTCACCTCCAGAGAAAGCTGTTCCACACCAAGCTCCCCTTTGACTTTACTGTCCCCAGTGAGCAGGAATGTCAGCACGGAGAAAACAGAGcacagggaagcagaagaaGCCCACCAGGATGTGCCAGACCTTGAGCTCAGTGAAG aaaagcctCCAGAGAAGCTCCAGAGAAGCTCTCCAAGCAGCAGGACTTCTCCAGGCACTGTCCTCCAAGAAGTCAGCCTTGCAGAAATG GCATCCCAGAGGATTTCCAACCAGCTGCACGGAACCATTGCCCTGGTGAGACCTGGCTCCAGACCCTGCCTCCTGGAAAAGAGTCCTTCAGGGGCAGCAGTGTCTCCACCGGCGAGGAAGACTCCTCTCCCTCCAGAGCGcgagcacagccccagcctcgAGGC ttatttaacAGCAAGCAAACTGGACTCCCCCAAGGTTGCTCCATCCTATGAAAACCTAAAACTGAATGCCCggagagagcagctctgcctcctccacaAGCACCTTTCCCTGCACCAGCTGGGGCTGGCGAGTCCGTGCGCCCCGGCTGACCGGGACGGTGGCAGCTTCCCCAGCCACTTGCTCCGGACCAAAGCTGCCGACGGCAGGACGCGGTCCCGGGACAGCTGGGAAGACCACGCAGCCTTGCTGAAGCTTCCTGCCACCATGGTGTACGTGAGGGACCAGCacctggaggagaagctgcacCTCCTCAAGCACCGGGAGCGgctgcagcatctcctcctgcagcagagccagccaggcCAGCGGGCGGACGGCGACACAAAGCTCCCGCCCGGGGAGCGGCCCCTGTCCCCGTGGCTCGGCATCGCGGCGGGCTGCAAGGAGGAGAGGGCCTTCCTGGACGATGCTGCCgatgggaagggggagaaggagCTTTGGCTGAGCCGGGACCGCTCCGAGCTCCGAGCGAAGGTGAAGGAGGCGAGGGACGATGATGCAGACGCGCCACTGGACCTGTCCGAGTCCGGCCGTGGCAGGGACACAGACTGGCACGGCCGCCGGGAGCTGCGGGGCTGCGGCAGCCCGCGGGAGAGCCCCGGCgacagcccagctgtgcccgcagcccgcggccccggcgggggACACAGGGCACAGCGGGACGAGCCGCGCTGTCCCTACCACTGGCGCAGTGCCACCCGGGCACTGGCTGGCGCtgccaaggaggaggaggaggaggaggaggaggatgcagcTGTG CTCACACTCTCACGGGCATATCTGACAAACAACTCCACACCAAGTGACCCAGAGGCCCTTCCTGAGGCTGGGATGAGACGGGATGTCAGTGCACAGAAGGGAGAAGCAG ATGATGATGCCGAGTCTGGGAAGCAAGAATCGGATGAGCCAGACACGACGGACAGCGAG GAGAAGTATGAAGATGAGATCCTACAAGAGGCTGAGGCTGACGGGAAATACTTTTGCACCAAAGACAAAGCTCATGtgcagcagaggaagagaaaaagaggacaGGATCCCTGGATAAAAG GAGCTAAGAAGTCaatgagaggaagaaagaaaatcaaagtggAGCAATGCCCAGTGGGGATCACAAAGGAACTGGAGAATTGCTCTGCTTCCCACAATGATCCCTCCAAGGAGAGTTAA